AACGATAATAGCTATGAGTAAAAACGCATATAGGGATGTCTATAAGCATGGTCTTAGATGAATCCAAGAAAGTGctaaaagaaagcaaattacgGCTTCAAGTTGGTATTTTTCGCAACCTATGTGAAGTGTATAGGCATCAACGAGATATTCATTTTTGTTAGTTCGTATTTCGTACGACAAATCCCGGTAGAATAATTGTGCTCACTTGCATAACCTCAACGTTTCCACGAGATACCAAGTTTACCATTTACTTGAATTGCAAAGCGACTTGTTTTCCGTATAGCTATTGAGGCAATACTAAAGTCTCATCTCTCATTTGGACACTTACCATATTCAACGAAGTAGTGTTGAATGATAATTCACCTCACAGACGACGTAAGAAGGGCCTGACTGAAGTTAATGCGGAGCGTTCAGTAAACAGACCGTTGCGGAAGCTCCTCTATATATCACTTCAGTTTAGCAACCGGTGCAAACAGACGAGTGTCCGTAACGCACGTACGAACATTCACCTCATCCTCCTCAGCACTTCATGACCTCTCCTGGATTCAATGAATTTTTCATGTTCAGTCTGAAGAGTGGCTTCTCGAAAGATGATTTGTGATTGGTCGACCAATCCGAATGGACCAATAGCGAGAGGCTTGGAGGCGTTGTTTATGTGATGTGGGATTAGGGATTAATGGAAGCACCTTCATTTCATCGGGGAAAATATTCTCAATTTGAGATTGTTTACATACTCTGaattggtcctctctctctctctctctctctctctctctctctctctctctctctctctcatgctagtcacaaaaatattgcatttcaCTTACATTCATATCGTTTCTTGGCGCTATCCTTGTCCTGTTGTTTGCTCGTCAATTCCAATGTTCTTCAGGGATCAATATCCCTAAATTagaaggaaaactaaaattttcgGTCTGTCAGGAAAGGTCATTCAACGCAGGGGCTGTCACAAGCAATTAGAATCAGTTACACCACTGTGAGAGTGTGCTTAGGATATCCTTTGAATTcattaacaaatatgaaaaagaaaaagaagaagaagagtagtatatgagatgtaatattttcttgaatCGTGACGAAGCGTATTCAAAAAGATAACACAGGATTCTATTGAATATAATATCGTCTTGAGTTTGCTTTCATCGCttctagaaaataaaaactctaaaTAGCCATATTTACCTGCTCAGTAGCAAAGCAAACCTAATTAGTCTGGGTTAACTAAGTTTACTCACACACTGAAAAATGAGTGAAGAATATTTTTGCAGTTCGTCACATCAAATATGACAAGCCGCGCACCTATTAGCTTACCTCTCTATCAATTATACTAAAgtacatttaacatttttcctgGAATACATTACAAAATATCAGTAGCCGCCGTATACTTATTAAATAGAATCACCATATTCGTGCCTTTCagatgaaatgaatgaattaaggCTAATTAAGCGATTGAAGTGTAAGTGACAATGACAAATGTCCTTCTTCTCCTAAAGCAACAACGacttatatagaaattatatagtTATGGACTACAGGAAAGAGTGTTTAGTGAATCTGGTGAAATGACAGATGATTCATTCTTGTACGGGGGTGGGGGGCGCaccgcattttcccgagatgtcaccgagtaccaggacctttccctaaaaaaaaaaaaaaaaaaaaaaaacgggacgcCATATGTTAATCtctttatgtttcccacacccaaatggTCTAAGAGGCAATAATTTGACCTAAATCTAATCCAACCTatcgtaacctaacctaacctaggggcatggcaaaaaaaccgtgGCTggcgcaatactagcatacatcttaGGAATTTGCGTACGGGGGACAGTTTTAATGGAAAGCTGATTGCGAACgggagaaagtaagagaaagcgTGATTAACCGTAGTAGTGAGAGAAAACGCACCTGGAAGTGATTAAGCCATGAGATATTGACGTTGTTTTGGCATTTACTGCGTACGTTCCGTCTGCAATGGTGAAAAATCTCGGTACTTTCAAATGTCTGCCTGCTTTGCGAGTTGTGAAAGAAACAATATAATTACCTATTTTGTGGTAACCTCAACTATGAGTAGCAATTTTACGCATGAGTTATTCATTAATTTGCATACAATAATTTTCACATGCGTTCTGTCATACCTTATGGGCACATTTATCAGAGACTCAAAAACTCAAGTCAAAGACACAGGAACCAGTTCACTCGCAATTTCTTAGAAGAAACTTAGCTGGAATATGCTCGTATTCAGATTCCTCGTCAGTAGGAATCGTCCTTCTTTCTGATGAAATAACAGACGGAGTTCTTATAAGCACAATAGGAAGGCAAAGGTTTCGACAATCTACTCCTTATCTAGCAAATCTTGTTGAAACATAGCTTTAAGATGTCAATAATGACCACCGAATTTTTGCTGAACAAATGCTAttatcaaacatacacacacttcgacacacattttatatatatatatatatatatatatatatatatatatatatatatatatatatatatatatatatatatatatatatgtatatatataaataagtaaattcatttaaaaatatgaaaggcAAAGCCAGTGACATCTTTAACTTCTCTACGAATGTATTGACTAATGCTTCTTGAAAACAAGATAATTGCATTCTAGGGATCCACAAATTTCATTGGCATGGTATTGTTCGATACTGAAACAGTGTCCTAAGCATCTCCCCATTTTAAACTTAAAAGCCACAGAAACCTTATTCTCACAAGAACATACTGTAGGTTGCTTCAGTGCACGAGAGAGGGACCGCTGTAGCGACCGAAAGTTCAGTTTTCCTGGTTTTGGAAAAACAGGGAAGCGTGGTGGCTAGGGTAATTTGTCCTTTAGGTTTATCGAGATGGTtagtagattttatattttttgtttatttcaatatgattattattttatcagaaaaaaaaaacgctcgcTCCTTACGTAAAGGATGGttataaatttctatttcattcttgGACGACAAATTCTTataactttctctttcatttttggacttgaaaattcttacgattttctttttcattttcggacgaaaaattcttataattttcttttccattctagAGTGAAAAagtcttataattttctttttcattcttggacGAATGGtagccgtagagagagagagagagagagagagagagagagagagagagagagagaatctactcaaCTTTTTCTATCTTGAATAAGGATCCTCGGATAGTTTTAATTACGTCATAGATCTCCTTATCTCTTCGCCGCCATTTTTTAGTGAAAGTTTTTCTTCTGTCAGACAACGGAGGTGTCTTAGActtttttcaaaaactttgtcAACAAAAAAGCCCATTATCGTGATAAAGGGCCTCGGCTCACCATACACATGGAATCTCATTTATTCTGAAATGTTAAATTCTCCTCTGGGATGGATGCTTAGCCTCTTATATTTTGGATCTTTGTCGCAGCCTAAAAATGTACAACAATCTTTGCTTGATACAAGTTATTGTGAATAGGATGATGtttgtaagaaagagagagagagagagagagagagagagagagagagagagagagagagagagagagagagagagagagagagttttaagaaaAACCATATTTTAATCACAATAAAGTTTCAGTACTCTTATTCAACAGCAGAATTTGAATCACTTAGAAACGTATTAACTGTTCAAGATGAAGTTTTCATCGCACGGTTCACTAAAAGTTTCATAACGAATAAAATCACTCTTCGTTCTGGTGCTAATTTGAAGTAACTCAGCcattgtggtgttttcatttaagaaaaatcatGTTCATCTTCGATTTAGCTTTTAATGTCGGTTACTTCAAGCAACGATTTGTAGCAAGATGATAAAAGATGCCAGAGAACATGATCATGTGACACCAACTCGAGTATCCTTTTTGAAAGATTCCACTGGCTAAGAAAACAACACCAGCGTCGTTGTTAAACCTTTATGAGTGAAAGATAACCAGAAGACACTTCGGGCTTATATCTTATCAATGCTTTACCACAGTTTTACTGTCGTACGTCAACCTGGAGTCAATATATCATGGTTTCTGGGGCAAAGTTGGAAACTCGTTCTCcaatgtcatgttttttttcttcatttgcatgGTTAACAAAAAAATTAGGCACTCTTAGGAGATCAGTTAAATTGTGAATACAAACACTGACTGATATTCACAGGCAGTCTACtcttagaacatttttttttcttcagaatacCAGACGAAgatcatataaaaaatgaatgttccatcacaaaattcctttttatgaattttcagcAACGCTTCACTATCGAGGAAGAAAGATTCTCACCTTTCCCAATAGAAATAATAAAGTTCTTAGCTGTCAACTCAAAGCGGAAATGCACAAGAAGTTGTTTTGAAATACGAgatctatatttttcttaaacattaaTCCTTATCTCAGGTGAATGATCAGACGGGGCGATCGAGGAAGTGGATGAATATGATTGATAGACGTCAGAAGGTGATGAGGCATCGCTCAGCCGCTCATCATCTCCATGAATTCTGCAGAAGAAAAAAGATGGGAATAAATCTAATGATTCGTCCAGCATTTTGCTCAAGAAGGAAATGGTCAGTTTTCATAGATATGAATAGAGTCACTGGATAAATATTATTTCAGATTAAAATGCTTTCCTATGTACTGACCGCGGGCATGCATATACTTAGGTCCAAGGGCTtgaacaaaattttgactccaaGAAGTGAGGGAAGTTTCCTAtgaatcttcatttattttttcacagatgaatgaaaaaaaatgcatgttTCGGTCTGAAGAATGGAATGAACTAGAAATATCTCGACTTACACACTGTTGACTAGTGTAGAACTAGTATATTCCCTCACACACATCACAAGAATTTGATACTCATTGGAAATATATTCCAACACACAAACTTATCTTTTTTTAGAAGTATTCTTCCTTCTCAAACACATTTATAGCTTTTGGAAGTATATTCTCCCTATTCCCCGCCCccatcacacacatatacctaCAAGAAGTACATCTCATCAAGCacacaaggaaatatatatatatatatatatatatatattatttcctgtgTGTGTTgatgagatgatatatatatatatttccttgtgtGTTgatgagatgatatatatatatatatatatatatatatatatatatatatatatatatatatatgtgtgtgtgtgtgtgtgtattataaaagtatatatatatatatatatatatatatatatatatatatatatatatatatatatgtgtgtgtgtgtgtgtgtgtgtatgtatatatataaacaagggcGCAAGCATACCAAGGCAATCGACTTACCATCAAAGTCTAGAGTACCAGAACCGTCCTCGTCGACTTCCTCAATGATGCCGTCGAGATCCTCTGGGGTGAGTTTGTTGTCTATCTCGGACAGAATCTCCCTCAAGACCTCGGTGGTGATGAAGCCGTTGCCTGAAGGGGATCAGAGAAGAGAAGAATGAGGATTTAGTATGAATGAACAGTGTTAGAGATGCGTAGGATGAGTCAAGTGAGAATTCAACCAATTTGTAAGTACAATTTCCTTAATGAATTGTCTGACTAATTACTCTGTTTGTAAAAGCATCTACGTCTGATAATGTCTAATAAAATGCATGgactgacacagagagagagagagagagagagagagagagagagagagagagagagagagacaaagtattgtctttatttttataaggatcctttttctgatactgtcaaataaaatgcaagaaaaacggaaaacagagagagagagagagagagagagagagagagagagagagagagagagagagagagagagagagagattacctttatttttacaaGGATCCTTATTCTGATACTGTCTaataaaattcaaggaaaaacagagagagagagagagagagagagagagagagagagagagagagagagagagagagagtgctcacCTTCCTTATCGTAAATACGGAAAGCTTCCTTAAGTTCGGCCTTCAGAGCTTCCTCGTCCTCCTCAATCAGGAACTTGGCAGAAAGCTCAATGAACTCCTCGAACTCAATCTGGCCAGAGCCTGTAGGTCAcggggagaaagggaaggggcTTTAATTAGCTGTTACAACTTAAAGCACTTTTAATGAGGTTTTGAATCAACAAGCGAAGGTCCTGAGGTATTGGATGCTCTAGCATTTAGTCTTTTTAGTGTCAGAGTGAAGATAAGtttcctttgataaaaaaaaaagtatacagagATTTTGAACGGCATAAATTTATCCTTCAGAATAAAGAATGTTAAGGATAATGTCAAAATGATTATAATTTCTGATATTACTGCTGTTGTGCTGTCGTTTTCTTCAGTGGTAAAGGAGTTGGGTAAAGTTTTCAGATACTGGGGACATAAATTGGTTACTGTTCTCTAAGAATCAACTAAAGAACTCATTTTCATTGAACAAATGGCATGAAAAACTGTTGTTGCTCGCCCAGAACAGTAATCAACTCAATCCTTTAGACAACGTcacaatacatatatttgtctTGATTCTCTATAGCTGAGAAACAACACAATACTTGTAACAGCATCCTACtacaaagaaaaggaagaagagttgTTGGAGGTCCTCACCGTCTTCATCAGTTTCAGCAATAACTTCAGCCAAGTTCTTCTCAGAGATCTTGACGCCCATCATCCTCAAGATGGTGCCGACGGTGTCAGCAGTGATGAAGCCCTGCTTCTCTGTGTCGAAGGAGTCAAAGGCCTTCCTGAGggctgcagaagaagaagaagagaaaaaaaacaggattaGAGAGGAAGAACTGTTGACTTATGACCTCGTTGAATTGTCTAATGCTAGAGCTAGGTTGATGCTAATGTGATGATATTGCTCTGCAGTGTGTTtcttagcaaaattaaaaaaaagtactaaagaaataaaacaatattctttgAAACGACAAGAAACACATGTTTCACCAGTTAAAAAGTGAGGCTATATTTAATGAGATACAAACtgttatcttgtatatatatatatatatatatatatatatatatatatatatatatatatattatatatatatatatatatatatatatatatatatatatatatactattatatatatatatatatatatatatatatatatatatatatatatatatatatatatatgtgtgtgtgtgtgtgtgtgtgtgtgtgcatgggtgtgtgtatgtttgtattttaaggaCACGATATAAAATTccaagataaaaatttatatctcaATGCAATTAGTTTGTGGGTTCAGAAGGGAATAAGACTGACGTTCCAAATCTTGTTGGGGGAAGGAAATGGgtgataaattaagaaaaaaataaatagaaggtaAACCAGCGGGGGGacgaaataaaattaagatagaAAGAAAAGGTAGTTAAGTAAGTGCTTTGCTTGGATACCTCTACAGTCTAAGGGCTGGAAAAGTACTTCTGGTTCGTTAGAGATCTTGAGAAAGTTACCACGAAGGGGAAATTCTCTCAAATGGATATAGCAGCTTTTGTTTACGGAAAAGGAAACATAAATGAATGCAGGATAAACATACCTGAGAGGAACCTACTATCATAAaacttgatgaaaaaataaactaaggtATTCGGTTGATTTGGGATCTAATGGAAGTCACAGCGAAAAGAAACTACCGTTTTCTCAatcgaaagaaaatggaagatgaagAAAGGGCTGGAATATATCTAAAACGATAAATCTTGATGATGAAGAGGTCACTTGGTtgattgggggggggggtgaattTCCAAAGGGCAACTTTCTTTCTTTGCAGATATACGTACCATCAATCTGATCTGGCTCTAGAGAATCCTGTAATAAGCAAAAGATGATTTCGTTAAGGCTAACAGAATAAGCAAGAGAATCTTTCAGATCTCTGTGTGCGTCCTCTTTGTTAAGCGACTTAAGCAAACATAAACagcaaataatgaaaagcaaagagaaacataaataagtaaatgaaataagtttCAAGACTCAGTTAGATTTGTTCATTGCAGATAATcatcaaaattaaaactgaaagaaacaCAGAACAGGACtaacaactgataaac
This genomic stretch from Macrobrachium rosenbergii isolate ZJJX-2024 chromosome 23, ASM4041242v1, whole genome shotgun sequence harbors:
- the LOC136851346 gene encoding troponin C, isotype gamma-like encodes the protein MDSLEPDQIDALRKAFDSFDTEKQGFITADTVGTILRMMGVKISEKNLAEVIAETDEDGSGQIEFEEFIELSAKFLIEEDEEALKAELKEAFRIYDKEGNGFITTEVLREILSEIDNKLTPEDLDGIIEEVDEDGSGTLDFDEFMEMMSG